From Acidobacteriota bacterium, a single genomic window includes:
- a CDS encoding GatB/YqeY domain-containing protein — translation MLEKIREDMKKALKEKNEVALSALRLLLSEIKNAEIEKRGKLEEGEIINIIRRSIKKRKEAIELFEKGGREKLVAKEKKEIEVLSKYLPKELSAEEIEKIVGEIAEEVGAMGPSDIGKVMRELMSRFRGRIDGKLAKEIVEKKLKGEAKENG, via the coding sequence ATGCTTGAGAAGATCCGGGAAGATATGAAGAAAGCCCTCAAAGAGAAAAACGAAGTCGCCCTCTCCGCCCTGAGGCTTCTCCTTTCCGAGATAAAGAATGCGGAAATAGAGAAAAGGGGGAAGCTCGAAGAAGGAGAGATAATAAACATCATCAGACGCTCAATAAAGAAGCGAAAGGAGGCGATAGAGCTTTTCGAAAAGGGAGGAAGAGAGAAGCTGGTGGCGAAGGAGAAAAAGGAGATAGAGGTCCTTTCGAAGTACCTCCCCAAGGAGCTATCCGCTGAGGAGATCGAAAAGATCGTAGGCGAAATAGCAGAAGAGGTGGGGGCAATGGGTCCCTCCGATATAGGTAAGGTGATGCGGGAGCTGATGAGCCGGTTCCGGGGGAGGATCGACGGTAAATTAGCAAAAGAAATCGTAGAGAAGAAACTCAAGGGGGAAGCAAAGGAAAATGGCTGA